A window of Maioricimonas rarisocia genomic DNA:
AAAGGTCATGCAGCCAATGCTAGCAAACGACCGTCGCAGTCCAACCAGCGTGCCACCCCCAGGTCGCCTGCTCGTTTCAAGGAATGGATCTTCCGCGCATCCTCCATGCCAATCGAATGGTGCAATCCATCTCGCTGCTCCGTAAGCTTTAAGTAGACTCACTTGGAAGAGGAGCACATCGAGGAGGTTCCCCATGCCGCACGCTGCTCGCTCAAATGCTCCCAGTGCGGCGAGAATCGGATTACTGCACTCCCTCAGCGGCACAATGTCGCTCAGCGAGCAACCGCTCCTCGATGCCGAGCTGATGGCGGTACACGAGATCAACAAGCGTGGGGGAGTTCTCGGCTGTCCCATCGAGCCAATCGTTGCCGATGGTGCCTCCACTCCGGAAGAGTTCGCTGCCCAAGCGGACCGGCTGCTTTCCTCGGGCATCAGGACTCTGTTCGGATGCTGGACGTCCGCGTCCCGCAAGGCGGTCCGTTCGGTCGTTGAAGCGGCCGGCGGGCTCCTCTGGTATCCCGTCCAGTACGAAGGACTCGAAGAATCACCGCACATCGTCTACACCGGCAGCTGCCTCAACCAGCAAATCACTCCTGCCACCGAATGGGCCCTCACGAACCTCGGTCGCGACTTCCTGCTGGTCGGCTCGGACTACGTCTTCCCGCGTACAGCCAACAAACTGGTCCGTTCACTGGTGGAGAGTGAACGTGCGGGAGGAAGGATCGTAGCCGAGCACTACGTCCCGCTGGGGGGACAGGACGTCACCAAGCTGATCGCCGAAATCCGGGATCTGCGTCCTCAGATCGTTCTGAACACGCTGAACGGTGACAGCAATCTGGCCTTCTTTCGCCAGTTGCGGGCGGGAGGTCTTTCGGCCGACCAGGTTCCCGTGTTGTCGTTGAGCGTTGCAGAGACCGAGCTGCAGTCCATCGCAGACATGGCACGTGGACACTACGCCTGCTGGAACTACTTTCAGACGCTGGACCTTCCCGAGAACCGGCGTTTCATTGCCAACTTCAGAGAACGCTACGGCACGCAGAGAGTCTGTACTGCATCGATGGTTCAGGCTTACTGTCAGATCCATCTCTGGGCTCAAGCGGTCGAGGCCGCGGCCACGTTCGGCGTCCAGGAGATCACGCAAAATCTCACGGGGCAGTCCTTCATGGGCCCCGCCGGGCAGATCACCATCGAGTCGAATCACCACGCCGCGATGAACGCCTATGTCGGGCGAGCAACACCTGCCGGGCAGTTCGAGATCGTGTGGAGCAGTCCCGGACCGATTGCCCCCCTCCCATGGCTGGGAATCGAACGGAACCAGCTGCCCTACGAGTCGATGGTCAAGGAGGCGATGGCTTCCTTCCCGGACGCCCTGCATTACAACACGCTGCTCGAACAGGAGATTCAGCGGCGAAAACAGGTCGAACAGGAACTGGATCGCGCCAGACAGGTGGCCGAAGAAGCCAACCAGGCGAAAAGCGAGTTCCTGGCCAACATGAGCCACGAGATCCGCACTCCGATGAACGCGATCATCGGCATGGCCGAACTGCTGCTCGATGACACCCTGACGCCGGCTCAGCGCGACTACACACGAACGGTGCTGGAGTCGGCCGAATCACTTCTCACGATCATCAACGAGATCCTCGACTTCTCGAAGATCGAAGCCGGCCACCTCGAACTGGAAGCCGTCGACTTTGCCCTGCGGGAAGAAGTCGTCGATATGTTGCGTACGCTCGCCACACGAGCCGACCGCAACGAGACCGAGCTCATCTGGCAGGTCGGTCCCGACGTTCCCGCGTTCGTGCGGGGCGATCCCTTTCGGCTCAGGCAGGTGCTGCTCAACCTCGTTGCGAATGCCATCAAGTTCACAAACAAAGGAGAGATCGTCGTCAGCGTCGATCTCGCATCCCGGTCCGAATCGGCCGTGCGCCTTCATTTTTCCGTCAGCGACACGGGGATCGGCATTCCTGAATCCAAACTGAAAACCATCTTCGAAGCCTTTACGCAGGCCGACAGTTCGACCACCCGACGGTTCGGCGGGACCGGGCTCGGCCTGGCAATCTCCTCCCGACTGGTCGCGGCAATGGGCGGGCAGATCGATGTCGAAAGCGCGGTCGGTACCGGCAGCACATTTCACTTCACGATCGAACTCGGCCATGCCGAGGCACTGCCGGCCACCGCTCCGCACGACGATGAGCCGGATCTCCACGATATCGCGGCTCTCGTCGTCGATGACAACGCCACCAATCGCCAGCTCCTGCAGCAGATGCTCGAGAGCTGGGGAATGCAGGTGGCGGCCGTCGAAAACGGCCCGGCCGCCATCGACCACCTCACGCGACTCGCCAGTCAGAACAAACCACTGCCCCTGCTGCTCAGCGACGTGAACATGCCGGAGATGGACGGCTTCATGCTCGTTGAGAACCTGCGGAATATGGACGGTTGCCGCGATATCGTTGTGATTCTGCTCACATCCGGTGGACGCCCGGGCGATTCCGCTCGGCGTCGCGAACTGCAGATCGCAGCGCAGCTCCTCAAGCCGGTCAGGACGTCCGAACTGCTCGACACGGTACTCATGGCAACGGGTCGCTCCGGCAGGGCAGTCAAGCCGGACACTTCCAAAGAAGAAGATGCGCGCCGACGTCTGCCTCCTCTCAACATCCTGCTTGCCGAAGACGGCAAAGCCAACCAGCGACTGGCTTGCGCGCTGCTGCAGCGGTGGGGACACACGGTCGCGATCGCAGAGAATGGCCGCATCGCCGTCGACATGTGGCAGCAGCAGTCGTTCGACCTGATCCTCATGGACGTGCAGATGCCCGAAATGGACGGCCTCGATGCCACACGGGAAATCCGATCGATCGAGAGCATGCACGGCGGGCACACTCCGATCGTCGCCATGACGGCCCGCGCCATGAAGGGAGACCGCGAACGCTGCCTCGAAGCCGGCATGGATGCCTACGTCCCCAAGCCCTTCCGTCGGCACGAACTCTACGAGGCGATGGCCCCGTTCTTCGAGACATCCGCAGGCGAGAACGGGTGAGGACTCGGCGCCGCCACTCCGCTACAACACTGGCAATCCGCGGGAAATCCTGCGATGCCAAGGGAAGAGAACCAGGTGCCGGGCGTTAACGAGTACGGTCAACGGGCCCGGCACACCCGGAGAACGGTTCGGCGCTGGCCAGTCCCACATCTGTTCGCCGACCAATACGCCTGTCCGAAAAGCAAATGTCACATGCTGCGGCCAGTTGGCGGTTACGGT
This region includes:
- a CDS encoding transporter substrate-binding protein, coding for MPHAARSNAPSAARIGLLHSLSGTMSLSEQPLLDAELMAVHEINKRGGVLGCPIEPIVADGASTPEEFAAQADRLLSSGIRTLFGCWTSASRKAVRSVVEAAGGLLWYPVQYEGLEESPHIVYTGSCLNQQITPATEWALTNLGRDFLLVGSDYVFPRTANKLVRSLVESERAGGRIVAEHYVPLGGQDVTKLIAEIRDLRPQIVLNTLNGDSNLAFFRQLRAGGLSADQVPVLSLSVAETELQSIADMARGHYACWNYFQTLDLPENRRFIANFRERYGTQRVCTASMVQAYCQIHLWAQAVEAAATFGVQEITQNLTGQSFMGPAGQITIESNHHAAMNAYVGRATPAGQFEIVWSSPGPIAPLPWLGIERNQLPYESMVKEAMASFPDALHYNTLLEQEIQRRKQVEQELDRARQVAEEANQAKSEFLANMSHEIRTPMNAIIGMAELLLDDTLTPAQRDYTRTVLESAESLLTIINEILDFSKIEAGHLELEAVDFALREEVVDMLRTLATRADRNETELIWQVGPDVPAFVRGDPFRLRQVLLNLVANAIKFTNKGEIVVSVDLASRSESAVRLHFSVSDTGIGIPESKLKTIFEAFTQADSSTTRRFGGTGLGLAISSRLVAAMGGQIDVESAVGTGSTFHFTIELGHAEALPATAPHDDEPDLHDIAALVVDDNATNRQLLQQMLESWGMQVAAVENGPAAIDHLTRLASQNKPLPLLLSDVNMPEMDGFMLVENLRNMDGCRDIVVILLTSGGRPGDSARRRELQIAAQLLKPVRTSELLDTVLMATGRSGRAVKPDTSKEEDARRRLPPLNILLAEDGKANQRLACALLQRWGHTVAIAENGRIAVDMWQQQSFDLILMDVQMPEMDGLDATREIRSIESMHGGHTPIVAMTARAMKGDRERCLEAGMDAYVPKPFRRHELYEAMAPFFETSAGENG